One Bufo gargarizans isolate SCDJY-AF-19 chromosome 4, ASM1485885v1, whole genome shotgun sequence DNA window includes the following coding sequences:
- the RAP2B gene encoding ras-related protein Rap-2b, protein MREYKVVVLGSGGVGKSALTVQFVTGSFIEKYDPTIEDFYRKEIEVDSSPSVLEILDTAGTEQFASMRDLYIKNGQGFILVYSLVNQQSFQDIKPMRDQIIRVKRYEKVPMILVGNKVDLEGEREVSFGEGKALAEDWNCPFLETSAKNKASVDELFAEIVRQMNYSSQPNGDDQCCSSCVIL, encoded by the coding sequence ATGAGAGAATACAAAGTAGTTGTGCTGGGCTCGGGCGGGGTGGGGAAATCCGCCCTCACGGTCCAGTTTGTCACCGGCTCCTTCATAGAGAAATATGACCCCACCATTGAGGACTTCTACAGGAAGGAGATCGAGGTGGACTCGTCGCCCTCCGTGCTGGAGATCCTGGACACCGCGGGCACCGAGCAGTTCGCCTCCATGAGGGATCTGTACATTAAGAACGGCCAGGGCTTTATTCTGGTCTACAGCCTGGTCAATCAGCAGAGCTTCCAGGACATCAAGCCCATGAGGGATCAGATCATCAGGGTCAAGAGGTACGAGAAGGTGCCCATGATCCTGGTGGGCAACAAGGTGGACCTGGAGGGGGAAAGGGAGGTCTCTTTTGGGGAAGGCAAAGCTTTGGCCGAAGACTGGAACTGTCCCTTCCTGGAAACTTCTGCCAAAAACAAAGCCTCTGTGGACGAACTGTTTGCTGAGATTGTCAGGCAGATGAACTACTCCTCCCAGCCCAATGGAGACGACCAGTGCTGCTCCTCCTGTGTCATCCTCTGA